Proteins encoded together in one Candidatus Neomarinimicrobiota bacterium window:
- the polA gene encoding DNA polymerase I yields MPSPTKKRLFLIDGYAMVYRAHFAMIRSPLITSDGRHTSALFGFINSVFKLLRDESPDYLAAVFDGKEKTFRHKMYPEYKATREKMPDELREQLPSMWNLVEAMNIPRLEVEGYEADDIIGTLALKAQAEGLECCIVSGDKDFMQLITDQILMHAPGKGGESIVYGPLEVEEKWGVPPERIVDLLGLMGDSSDNVPGVQGVGQKTAVKLLQEYGSFENILEHAEEVKNKRVREGLTHGVDIAHLSRELVTLKTDLDLPIKIEEMKLGQFDFEAMNQLFKELEFFRLQSQLDAFRGDENVKTIKEVEKNYITADSEKALKSMVKSLKGSDLISFDVESTSTDPMRAEIVGFSFAVEPDAGWYLPILFPKKEKTLFGGGDDLSTVLSVLKPILEDESLRKCGQNIKYDMLIMKRHGIELKGVQFDTMIAAHLIRPEARSYKLDYLSQEHLNYTMQPITDLIGSGKGQKRMNEVPLKDVSFYATEDADVCFQLVPILKHKLEEALLEKFYHQVEVPLLPALVTMENDGVYVDETLMREMSKWMEKQLDTFSTDIHNLAGIGFNINSPQQLATVLFDELSLPEIRKRSTDVNVLESLKSHHPLPGKILDYRKFQKLKSTYVDAIPEMIHPDTGRIHSSFNQTVTATGRLSSSKPNFQNIPIRTEEGREIRKAFQPQEKGWALFSADYSQIELRVMAHLSGDEMLLNAFSEGEDIHAHTASNIYGVPVDAILPEMRRTAKIVNFGVMYGAGPFRLSQELGIPMSESKKIIDSYFERYSGIKQFIDETLVFARKEKYVQTMLGRRRYCHDIEDSNQRIRSASERATINMPIQGTAAEMIKLAMISIHSQLKKKDFKTKMILQIHDELLFEVPDDEMDDVRKLVLSEMENALPLDVPVVVDWGVGESWYHAH; encoded by the coding sequence GTGCCTTCCCCCACCAAGAAGAGGCTCTTTCTCATTGATGGTTACGCCATGGTTTACCGTGCCCATTTTGCCATGATTCGAAGCCCTCTAATAACTTCCGACGGAAGACACACCAGCGCCCTTTTTGGTTTTATCAATTCTGTTTTCAAACTATTGAGAGATGAATCGCCCGATTATCTTGCGGCTGTTTTTGATGGCAAAGAGAAAACATTTCGCCACAAGATGTATCCGGAATACAAGGCAACCCGGGAAAAGATGCCTGATGAACTTCGTGAGCAACTGCCCTCTATGTGGAACCTGGTAGAAGCCATGAACATACCCCGCTTGGAGGTTGAGGGTTACGAAGCTGACGATATTATCGGCACACTGGCACTGAAGGCGCAGGCGGAGGGTTTGGAGTGCTGTATCGTTAGCGGTGACAAGGATTTTATGCAGCTTATAACAGACCAGATTCTCATGCATGCACCGGGAAAGGGTGGCGAGTCAATTGTCTATGGTCCTCTGGAGGTGGAAGAGAAGTGGGGTGTGCCGCCGGAACGAATTGTAGATCTGCTGGGTCTTATGGGAGACAGCTCTGATAATGTGCCCGGAGTACAGGGAGTGGGTCAGAAAACGGCCGTAAAACTGTTACAGGAGTACGGTTCTTTCGAAAATATCCTTGAGCATGCGGAAGAAGTGAAAAATAAACGTGTTCGGGAAGGATTGACTCATGGTGTGGATATTGCGCACCTGTCGCGGGAACTTGTCACTCTAAAAACGGACCTTGATCTTCCCATTAAGATAGAAGAAATGAAATTGGGTCAGTTCGATTTTGAGGCCATGAATCAGCTGTTTAAGGAACTAGAGTTTTTCCGGCTCCAGAGTCAACTGGATGCTTTCAGGGGTGATGAAAATGTCAAGACTATTAAAGAGGTTGAGAAAAATTATATAACGGCAGATAGTGAAAAGGCGCTCAAAAGTATGGTCAAGAGTCTAAAAGGTTCCGACCTAATTTCCTTTGATGTGGAGTCTACCAGCACCGATCCCATGCGTGCTGAGATAGTCGGTTTCAGTTTTGCTGTTGAGCCTGACGCTGGCTGGTATTTACCCATCTTGTTTCCTAAAAAAGAGAAAACACTTTTTGGAGGTGGTGATGATCTGTCAACAGTGCTGTCTGTACTGAAGCCGATCCTAGAAGATGAATCTCTGAGAAAGTGCGGTCAGAATATTAAGTATGACATGTTGATTATGAAGCGTCATGGTATCGAACTGAAAGGAGTTCAGTTCGATACCATGATTGCAGCCCATCTCATCCGTCCGGAGGCCCGTTCCTATAAACTGGACTATCTCAGTCAGGAGCATCTCAACTACACCATGCAGCCCATTACAGATCTCATCGGCTCAGGTAAGGGACAGAAGCGTATGAATGAGGTGCCTCTTAAAGATGTTTCTTTCTATGCTACTGAAGATGCTGATGTCTGTTTTCAGCTGGTTCCGATCTTAAAACATAAACTCGAAGAAGCCTTGCTGGAAAAGTTTTACCACCAAGTGGAGGTGCCACTCCTTCCTGCTCTGGTTACTATGGAAAACGACGGCGTCTATGTGGATGAGACGCTAATGAGGGAGATGTCAAAATGGATGGAGAAACAGCTGGACACTTTTTCAACTGACATCCATAATCTTGCCGGTATAGGATTCAACATTAATTCTCCCCAGCAGCTGGCCACTGTTCTGTTTGATGAACTCTCCCTACCGGAGATTCGAAAAAGGTCAACAGATGTGAATGTTCTGGAATCACTTAAAAGCCACCATCCTCTCCCTGGGAAAATTCTTGATTACCGAAAGTTTCAGAAATTAAAGTCTACCTATGTGGATGCTATCCCTGAAATGATCCATCCTGACACCGGCCGCATCCACTCGTCATTTAACCAGACCGTCACCGCAACGGGCCGCCTTTCCAGCAGCAAACCCAACTTTCAGAATATTCCCATTCGAACAGAGGAGGGGCGGGAGATTCGAAAAGCGTTTCAGCCTCAGGAGAAGGGTTGGGCACTTTTTTCAGCAGATTATTCTCAGATCGAACTCCGTGTCATGGCACATCTCAGTGGCGACGAAATGCTGCTCAATGCTTTCAGTGAGGGCGAGGATATTCACGCCCATACTGCTTCAAATATTTATGGTGTCCCTGTAGATGCTATTTTGCCTGAAATGCGACGTACTGCCAAGATTGTCAATTTCGGCGTCATGTATGGAGCAGGTCCTTTCCGGCTTTCCCAGGAACTGGGAATTCCCATGAGTGAATCAAAAAAGATTATTGATTCATATTTTGAGCGGTATTCGGGCATTAAACAGTTCATCGATGAGACATTGGTGTTTGCCAGAAAAGAGAAGTATGTCCAGACTATGCTGGGACGGCGCCGTTACTGCCATGATATTGAAGATAGTAATCAGCGGATCCGGAGTGCATCTGAAAGGGCGACCATCAACATGCCCATCCAGGGAACTGCCGCAGAAATGATTAAATTGGCAATGATCTCTATTCACAGTCAATTAAAGAAAAAGGACTTTAAAACAAAAATGATTCTCCAAATTCACGATGAACTTCTTTTCGAAGTGCCTGATGACGAAATGGATGATGTCAGGAAACTGGTATTGTCAGAGATGGAAAATGCTCTGCCTCTGGATGTACCAGTGGTTGTGGACTGGGGTGTAGGAGAATCTTGGTATCATGCACATTGA
- a CDS encoding ABC transporter ATP-binding protein, producing MEASVSLKKIGKILNGRSVLAGLSFGIERGSIMAVVGPNDSGKSALLKVIAGFSKPEYGSVFIDGKDVQLRRTETASVVGYMPQEVNFDPQLTIFENFQFHGRLYGMPSQRMNNRIASLSERLGFREFIHDFPHELSSGFLRRALLARTFLPDPHVLLLEEPTASLDLRSQYEVWDFLQEMRGSKTIIYTTHSIREAERVHDRLVIMDHGKVALDGTLDRLLENAGELFHFQIHFKKLPKELYKNMSKVTTVVSPSQIGEVFDFYARERKVFFDIMELAIQEELLDYAADKVGLETLIMTSTEEQLR from the coding sequence ATGGAAGCTTCTGTCTCTCTGAAAAAAATTGGTAAGATCCTGAACGGCAGGTCCGTTCTTGCCGGGCTCTCTTTTGGCATTGAACGTGGTTCCATCATGGCTGTGGTAGGACCCAACGATAGTGGTAAGAGCGCTCTTTTAAAGGTTATTGCAGGCTTCTCTAAGCCCGAATACGGGTCTGTCTTCATTGACGGCAAGGATGTACAACTTCGAAGAACAGAGACGGCAAGTGTGGTTGGATATATGCCTCAGGAGGTGAACTTTGATCCTCAACTTACCATATTTGAAAATTTTCAGTTTCATGGCCGGCTCTACGGTATGCCGTCTCAACGGATGAACAATCGTATTGCTTCCCTATCAGAACGCCTCGGTTTTCGCGAGTTTATTCATGATTTTCCTCACGAACTGTCATCAGGATTTCTTCGGCGAGCGCTCCTGGCCAGAACGTTTCTCCCTGATCCTCATGTCCTTCTGCTTGAGGAACCGACCGCCTCACTGGATCTCCGCTCTCAGTACGAAGTGTGGGATTTTCTACAGGAGATGAGAGGCAGCAAAACAATTATATACACAACTCACTCCATTCGAGAAGCAGAACGTGTGCACGACAGGTTGGTCATTATGGACCACGGAAAAGTGGCTCTAGATGGTACACTTGACAGGCTACTGGAGAATGCTGGTGAACTGTTCCATTTTCAGATCCACTTTAAAAAACTGCCGAAAGAACTTTATAAAAATATGAGCAAAGTGACCACTGTGGTGAGCCCTTCCCAAATAGGGGAAGTTTTTGATTTTTATGCCAGAGAACGGAAAGTCTTTTTTGACATCATGGAACTGGCTATCCAGGAAGAACTATTGGACTATGCAGCTGATAAAGTAGGGCTCGAAACCCTGATCATGACTTCCACAGAAGAGCAGCTCCGGTGA
- a CDS encoding aldo/keto reductase translates to MEYRLLGNTGVEVSQLCLGTMTFGGPADEKESGKMFDRCRDAGINFFDCANVYEKGRSEEILGKLMADCRDEVVITSKVYFPTDEDVNARGATRKHMKAALEASLQRLGTDYIDVYFIHRFDDLTPLEETLRALDDIVRDGKVLYLGASNFAAWQVTKALGISARRGWNRFECIQPMYNLVKRQAEVEILPMAHSENVGVISYSPLGGGLLTGKYAKGQKPHEGRLLENKMYEERYGDPQVYSVAESFADFSKRQGVSSISLAVAWVGAHEAITAPIIGGRNAEQLELSLQSVEINMTDELRAEISALSPKPSPATDRNEEATENNYGVR, encoded by the coding sequence ATGGAATACAGACTATTAGGCAATACAGGTGTTGAGGTCTCTCAACTGTGTCTTGGAACTATGACCTTCGGCGGTCCCGCTGATGAGAAGGAGTCGGGAAAAATGTTCGACCGATGTCGGGATGCGGGAATTAACTTTTTTGATTGTGCCAATGTTTATGAGAAAGGACGCTCCGAAGAGATTCTGGGCAAACTGATGGCCGACTGCAGGGACGAGGTAGTCATTACGAGTAAAGTTTATTTCCCCACCGACGAAGATGTGAATGCCCGGGGTGCTACTCGAAAACATATGAAGGCCGCACTGGAAGCAAGCCTCCAACGCCTTGGCACAGACTACATTGATGTTTATTTCATTCACCGTTTTGATGATCTCACACCGCTGGAAGAAACTCTCCGGGCACTGGATGATATCGTCCGAGATGGTAAAGTGCTGTATCTGGGTGCCAGTAACTTTGCAGCCTGGCAAGTGACCAAGGCGTTGGGAATTTCAGCCAGACGCGGTTGGAACAGGTTCGAGTGTATTCAACCCATGTATAATCTTGTGAAGCGGCAAGCTGAAGTGGAGATACTTCCCATGGCCCATTCTGAAAATGTGGGTGTCATCAGCTATTCTCCACTGGGGGGTGGACTATTGACTGGCAAATATGCCAAAGGTCAAAAACCCCATGAAGGACGTCTCCTAGAGAACAAAATGTATGAGGAGCGTTATGGTGATCCACAAGTGTATAGCGTGGCTGAGTCCTTTGCTGACTTCTCAAAACGACAGGGTGTCTCATCCATATCTCTGGCTGTAGCGTGGGTCGGTGCCCACGAAGCTATTACAGCACCCATTATAGGTGGTAGAAATGCCGAACAGCTGGAATTGTCCCTTCAATCAGTCGAGATTAATATGACTGATGAACTCCGAGCCGAAATATCAGCTCTTTCACCTAAACCATCACCAGCCACTGATCGGAACGAAGAGGCCACGGAAAACAACTACGGCGTGAGGTAA